The Terriglobales bacterium region GGGGAATGAACTTCTCGGGAAATTGAAAAGGGCCGTAGTTGTTGGTGCAACGGGTGATGATTCCGGGAAAGCCGTGGGTGCGGACGGCAGAGAGCACCAGCAGGTCGGAGGCGGCCTTGCTGGCGGCGTAGGGGCTGCTCGGGGCCAGGGGGGAATCCTCGCGGGCCCGGGTCGGCGGCGCCAGGCTGCCGTACACCTCGTCGGTACTGACGTGAACGAAGCGGGCGACGCGGTTGGTCCGGCAGGCCTCCACCAAGCGCCACGTCCCCTCCACATTGGTGCGCACGAACGGAGACGCGTCTTCGATGCTGCGGTCGACGTGGCTCTCGGCGGCGAAGTGCACGACCGCCTCGCAGCCCTTTGCAACCTCTGTCAGCGCCGGGTCGCAGATGTCCAGGCGGGCAAATCGCAGGCGAGGGTCGCTCAGGACGTCGTCCAGGTTGCGCAGGTTGCCGGCGTAGGTGAGCTTGTCCACCACTGTCACCTGGTCGTCGGGGTGGCTGCGCAGCAGATGATGGACGAAGTTGGAGCCGATGAAGCCGGCGCCCCCGGTGACCAGGATCCTCACGGCTGCGGTTTCCTCCCCGCGTCTGCGGCCACCGGCGCCGTGTTCAGGCTCTTCTTCCGCACCAGGTTGCCGGCCCGCCACAGCGACTCGAAGGTGCCGGCGTCGGTCCACCATCCCTCCAGGACGGCGTGGGTGAGCTGGCCGTCGAAGAGGTAGGAATTGTTGACGTCGGTGATCTCGTACTCTCTTCGTCCGGAAGGCTGAAGCGTGCGGATGCGCCGGAAGACGGTGGAATCGTAGAAGTAGATGCCGATCACAGCGTAGGGGGATGCCGGGACCTTGGGCTTCTCCTCGATGCGGGTGATGCGCCCGTCCTCGAACACCGGGACGCCGAAGCGCTCCGGGTCGGGAACCTCTTTCAGCAGCACCATGGCGCCGCGTTCCTGCTGCTCGAACTTCTGCCGGGCGGCGCGGACGCTGCCCTCGATCAGGTTATCGCCCAGCACGACGCAGATCTTCTCGCCGCCGGCAAAATGCTCGGCCAGGCGCAGGGCGTCGGCGATGCCCGCCTCTCCTTCCTGGTAGGCGAAGTTCAGTTGCTGCAGGCCGAAGTCCTTGCCGTTGCGCAGCAGGCGCAGGAACTCGCCGGCGCTGTTGCCGCCGGTCACGATCAGGATGTCGTTGATCCCCGCCTCCACTAGAATCTGCAGGGGGTAGTAGA contains the following coding sequences:
- the rfbB gene encoding dTDP-glucose 4,6-dehydratase, which codes for MRILVTGGAGFIGSNFVHHLLRSHPDDQVTVVDKLTYAGNLRNLDDVLSDPRLRFARLDICDPALTEVAKGCEAVVHFAAESHVDRSIEDASPFVRTNVEGTWRLVEACRTNRVARFVHVSTDEVYGSLAPPTRAREDSPLAPSSPYAASKAASDLLVLSAVRTHGFPGIITRCTNNYGPFQFPEKFIPLMIAQALGDQPMPVYGDGRNVRDWIHVGDHCDALDLILRKGREGEIYNIGGGWELENIVVARKISQILGKPESLLKFVSDRPAHDRRYALDCSKLRNELGWRPTCSFEKGLAETIRWYQDNTAWLQEARSGEYQRYFERHYLRREEPLGSKVGN
- a CDS encoding sugar phosphate nucleotidyltransferase, coding for MKGIVLAGGTGSRLHPLTRVTNKHLLPVYDKPMIYYPLQILVEAGINDILIVTGGNSAGEFLRLLRNGKDFGLQQLNFAYQEGEAGIADALRLAEHFAGGEKICVVLGDNLIEGSVRAARQKFEQQERGAMVLLKEVPDPERFGVPVFEDGRITRIEEKPKVPASPYAVIGIYFYDSTVFRRIRTLQPSGRREYEITDVNNSYLFDGQLTHAVLEGWWTDAGTFESLWRAGNLVRKKSLNTAPVAADAGRKPQP